Proteins encoded together in one Zonotrichia leucophrys gambelii isolate GWCS_2022_RI chromosome 1, RI_Zleu_2.0, whole genome shotgun sequence window:
- the ACOD1 gene encoding cis-aconitate decarboxylase isoform X1, with protein sequence MWAKTVTGNFAKVIHGLNANQLTDEVIQRSKRMILDTLGVGLLGTSTEVFHKVAQYSKIYSSDLSSTIWGHLDFRLPPLYAAFVNGVAVHSMDFDDTWHPATHPSGAVLPALIALSEAFPQKKKISGLDLLLAFNVGIEVQGRLLHFSREARNIPRRFHPPAVVGTMGSAAACAKLLALDQLECKNALAIAASYAGAPLANAATQIKPLHIGNAAKNGLEAACLALQGLQGNKQILDMESGMGAFYTDYNPQTLPTLQSYPWLLDQQDVAIKRFPAHLATHWVADAASSVRRKLVESSESLLPIDKIEKVILKVPEVKYVNRPSPASEHEARHSFQFVACSALLDGSMSVQSFSSENIHRPALRELLCKTQLEHPPDNTPSFDSLYCQVSVTLQGGSTISDRCTTFYGHWRKPLEKEDLEKKFQSNVLNILPTEAMEGIIETVYNLEKVEDCSVLSTFLSGQSARALPEKLCFL encoded by the exons ATGTGGGCAAAG acAGTTACAGGAAATTTTGCCAAGGTGATTCATGGTTTGAATGCAAATCAGTTGACAGATGAAGTAATTCAGAGAAGTAAGCGAATGATTCTGGATACTCTTGGAGTGGGGCTTCTGGGTACCAGCACTGAGGTCTTCCACAAAGTGGCACAGTACAGCAAG ATCTACAGCTCAGATTTATCCAGTACCATCTGGGGCCACTTGGATTTCCGACTGCCTCCTCTGTATGCAGCTTTTGTGAATGGAGTGGCT GTGCATTCAATGGATTTTGATGacacctggcatccagccacaCATCCAtctggggctgtgctccctgcattGATTGCACTCTCAGAAGCCTTccctcagaagaaaaaaatctcaggtcTTGATCTGCTCTTAGCTTTCAATGTGGGAATCGAAGTGCAAGGCAGGTTGCTGCACTTCTCCAGAGAAGCCAGGAATATCCCAAGAAG gtttcACCCTCCGGCTGTGGTTGGTACGATGGGGAGCGCAGCAGCTTGTGCTAAACTGCTAGCTCTTGACCAGCTGGAATGTAAAAATGCCTTGGCTATTGCTGCCTCCTATGCAGGTGCCCCACTGGCTAATGCAGCAACCCAAATAAAACCCCTCCATATTGGGAATGCTGCCAAGAATGGACTGGAAGCAGCTTGCTTAGCTTTACAGGGCCTTCAAGGAAACAAACAGATCTTGGACATGGAGTCAGGGATGGGTGCCTTCTATACAGATTACAACCCACAGACTCTGCCAACCTTGCAGTCCTACCCATGGCTCTTGGACCAGCAAGATGTGGCCATCAAACGTTTTCCTGCTCATCTTGCAACACACTGGGTGGCTGATGCAGCATCTTCTGTTAGGAGGAAGCTCGTGGAGAGCAGTGAGAGCCTGCTCCCCATTGATAAAATCGAGAAAGTCATTCTCAAAGTCCCTGAGGTCAAATACGTGAACagacccagcccagcctcagagCACGAAGCACGACACTCCTTCCAGTTTGTTGCGTGCTCGGCTTTGCTGGATGGCAGCATGTCAGTCCAGTCCTTCAGCAGTGAGAACATTCACCGGCCGGCCTTGAGGGAGCTCCTCTGCAAAACACAGCTGGAGCACCCTCCTGACAACACACCCAGCTTTGACAGCCTGTACTGCCAAGTGAGCGTCACGCTTCAGGGCGGCAGCACCATCAGCGACCGCTGCACTACCTTCTACGGGCACTGGAGGAAACCTCTGGAAAAGGAAGACTTGGAGAAAAAGTTTCAATCCAATGTGCTCAACATCCTGCCCACAGAAGCCATGGAAGGCATTATAGAGACTGTGTACAACCTGGAAAAAGTAGAGGACTGTTCTGTATTAAGTACATTTCTATCAGGACAGTCTGCTAGAGCacttccagagaagctgtgcttCCTTTGA
- the ACOD1 gene encoding cis-aconitate decarboxylase isoform X2, with product MILDTLGVGLLGTSTEVFHKVAQYSKIYSSDLSSTIWGHLDFRLPPLYAAFVNGVAVHSMDFDDTWHPATHPSGAVLPALIALSEAFPQKKKISGLDLLLAFNVGIEVQGRLLHFSREARNIPRRFHPPAVVGTMGSAAACAKLLALDQLECKNALAIAASYAGAPLANAATQIKPLHIGNAAKNGLEAACLALQGLQGNKQILDMESGMGAFYTDYNPQTLPTLQSYPWLLDQQDVAIKRFPAHLATHWVADAASSVRRKLVESSESLLPIDKIEKVILKVPEVKYVNRPSPASEHEARHSFQFVACSALLDGSMSVQSFSSENIHRPALRELLCKTQLEHPPDNTPSFDSLYCQVSVTLQGGSTISDRCTTFYGHWRKPLEKEDLEKKFQSNVLNILPTEAMEGIIETVYNLEKVEDCSVLSTFLSGQSARALPEKLCFL from the exons ATGATTCTGGATACTCTTGGAGTGGGGCTTCTGGGTACCAGCACTGAGGTCTTCCACAAAGTGGCACAGTACAGCAAG ATCTACAGCTCAGATTTATCCAGTACCATCTGGGGCCACTTGGATTTCCGACTGCCTCCTCTGTATGCAGCTTTTGTGAATGGAGTGGCT GTGCATTCAATGGATTTTGATGacacctggcatccagccacaCATCCAtctggggctgtgctccctgcattGATTGCACTCTCAGAAGCCTTccctcagaagaaaaaaatctcaggtcTTGATCTGCTCTTAGCTTTCAATGTGGGAATCGAAGTGCAAGGCAGGTTGCTGCACTTCTCCAGAGAAGCCAGGAATATCCCAAGAAG gtttcACCCTCCGGCTGTGGTTGGTACGATGGGGAGCGCAGCAGCTTGTGCTAAACTGCTAGCTCTTGACCAGCTGGAATGTAAAAATGCCTTGGCTATTGCTGCCTCCTATGCAGGTGCCCCACTGGCTAATGCAGCAACCCAAATAAAACCCCTCCATATTGGGAATGCTGCCAAGAATGGACTGGAAGCAGCTTGCTTAGCTTTACAGGGCCTTCAAGGAAACAAACAGATCTTGGACATGGAGTCAGGGATGGGTGCCTTCTATACAGATTACAACCCACAGACTCTGCCAACCTTGCAGTCCTACCCATGGCTCTTGGACCAGCAAGATGTGGCCATCAAACGTTTTCCTGCTCATCTTGCAACACACTGGGTGGCTGATGCAGCATCTTCTGTTAGGAGGAAGCTCGTGGAGAGCAGTGAGAGCCTGCTCCCCATTGATAAAATCGAGAAAGTCATTCTCAAAGTCCCTGAGGTCAAATACGTGAACagacccagcccagcctcagagCACGAAGCACGACACTCCTTCCAGTTTGTTGCGTGCTCGGCTTTGCTGGATGGCAGCATGTCAGTCCAGTCCTTCAGCAGTGAGAACATTCACCGGCCGGCCTTGAGGGAGCTCCTCTGCAAAACACAGCTGGAGCACCCTCCTGACAACACACCCAGCTTTGACAGCCTGTACTGCCAAGTGAGCGTCACGCTTCAGGGCGGCAGCACCATCAGCGACCGCTGCACTACCTTCTACGGGCACTGGAGGAAACCTCTGGAAAAGGAAGACTTGGAGAAAAAGTTTCAATCCAATGTGCTCAACATCCTGCCCACAGAAGCCATGGAAGGCATTATAGAGACTGTGTACAACCTGGAAAAAGTAGAGGACTGTTCTGTATTAAGTACATTTCTATCAGGACAGTCTGCTAGAGCacttccagagaagctgtgcttCCTTTGA
- the KCTD12 gene encoding BTB/POZ domain-containing protein KCTD12, which yields MALADSARGLPNGGGVSPAAGSGAPGSGAAAAATGGWASFPEIVELNVGGQVYVTRRCTVVSVRDSLLWRMFSQQQPSELPRDSKGRFFLDRDGFLFRYILDYLRDLQLVLPEHFPERSRLQREAEYFQLPDLARRLAQTRAVAARPAVLHRDGSICAEEPPPPLLGYLEAEPLEGGGGAVASAPSPTASRSPSGGPLLTPSQSLDGAGGRRSGYITIGYRGSYTIGREAQADAKFRRVARITVCGKTALAKEVFGETLNESRDPDRPPERYTARYYLKFNFLEQAFDRLSEAGFRMAACSSTGTCAFAPEQGGPADDKIWTSYTEYVFCRD from the coding sequence ATGGCCCTGGCGGACAGCGCCCGCGGGCTGCCCAACGGCGGCGGCGTGTCGCccgcggcggggagcggggcgccgggcagcggggcggccgcggcggcgACGGGCGGCTGGGCTTCCTTCCCGGAGATCGTGGAGCTGAACGTGGGCGGGCAGGTGTACGTGACGCGGCGCTGCACCGTGGTCTCGGTGCGCGACTCGCTGCTCTGGCGCATGTTCtcgcagcagcagcccagcgAGCTGCCCCGGGACAGCAAGGGTCGCTTCTTCCTCGACCGCGACGGCTTCCTCTTCCGCTACATCCTGGACTACCTGCGGGACCTGCAGCTTGTGCTGCCCGAGCACTTCCCCGAGCGCAGCCGCCTCCAGCGGGAGGCTGAGTACTTCCAGCTGCCCGACCTGGCTCGGCGCCTGGCGCAGACTCGGGCGgtcgccgcccgccccgccgtcCTGCACCGCGACGGCTCCATCTGCGCcgaggagccgccgccgccgctgctcgGGTACCTGGAGGCCGAGCCGCTGgaaggcggcggcggggccgtggCGTCCGCCCCGTCGCCCACGGCCAGCCGCAGCCCCTCGGGCGGGCCGCTGCTCACGCCGTCGCAGTCGCTGgacggggcgggcgggcggcgctcGGGCTACATCACCATCGGCTACCGGGGCTCCTACACCATCGGGCGGGAGGCGCAGGCCGATGCCAAATTCCGGCGGGTGGCCCGCATCACCGTCTGCGGCAAGACGGCCCTGGCCAAAGAGGTCTTCGGGGAGACCTTGAACGAGAGCCGCGACCCCGACCGCCCTCCCGAGCGCTACACCGCCCGCTACTACCTCAAGTTCAACTTCCTCGAGCAAGCCTTCGACCGGCTCTCCGAGGCCGGCTTCCGCATGGCCGCCTGCTCCTCCACCGGCACCTGCGCCTTCGCTCCCGAGCAGGGCGGCCCCGCCGATGACAAGATCTGGACCAGCTACACCGAGTACGTTTTCTGCCGGGACTGA